The following are from one region of the Sandaracinus amylolyticus genome:
- a CDS encoding hydroxymethylglutaryl-CoA lyase: MLFDALPDSVSIYEVSPRDGLQNEAVTVPTTRKLRLIEALAQAGLTRIEATSFVSPKWVPQLADADEVAGLLPRVPDVTFSALCPNAKGLERALTTKIPEIAVFISASETHNRKNVNNTVEGTLEAFGEVISPAVKAGLRVRGYVSTLWGCPYEGDIDPRAGLRIARQLVEMGCYQISLGDTIGVGTPKQTRDILRLFMSEFSIPQLAMHMHDTRGTALANVVVGLELGIRTFDASVGGLGGCPYAPGAAGNVATEDLVFMLDGMGVKTGVDLEKLWTAGQVAKAVVGRDLPGKVHKAGVRSLRH; the protein is encoded by the coding sequence ATGCTCTTCGACGCGCTCCCCGACTCGGTCTCGATCTACGAAGTCTCCCCGCGCGACGGCCTGCAGAACGAGGCGGTCACCGTGCCGACCACGCGCAAGCTGCGCCTCATCGAGGCGCTCGCGCAGGCGGGGCTGACGCGCATCGAGGCGACGAGCTTCGTCTCGCCGAAGTGGGTGCCGCAGCTCGCCGACGCCGACGAGGTCGCGGGCCTGCTCCCGCGCGTGCCCGACGTGACGTTCAGCGCGCTCTGCCCGAACGCGAAGGGCCTCGAGCGCGCGCTCACCACGAAGATCCCGGAGATCGCGGTCTTCATCAGCGCGAGCGAGACCCACAACCGCAAGAACGTGAACAACACGGTCGAGGGCACGCTCGAGGCGTTCGGCGAGGTGATCTCGCCCGCGGTGAAGGCGGGCCTGCGGGTGCGCGGCTACGTCTCGACGCTCTGGGGCTGCCCCTACGAGGGCGACATCGATCCGCGCGCCGGGCTGCGCATCGCGCGTCAGCTCGTCGAGATGGGCTGCTACCAGATCTCGCTCGGCGACACGATCGGCGTGGGCACGCCCAAGCAGACCCGCGACATCCTCCGGCTCTTCATGAGCGAGTTCTCGATCCCGCAGCTCGCGATGCACATGCACGACACGCGCGGCACCGCGCTCGCGAACGTCGTGGTCGGGCTCGAGCTCGGCATCCGCACCTTCGACGCGTCGGTCGGCGGCCTCGGTGGATGTCCCTACGCCCCGGGCGCGGCGGGCAACGTCGCGACCGAGGATCTCGTCTTCATGCTCGACGGGATGGGCGTGAAGACCGGCGTCGATCTCGAGAAGCTCTGGACCGCCGGTCAGGTCGCGAAGGCGGTCGTCGGCCGCGACCTTCCTGGAAAGGTCCACAAGGCCGGCGTTCGTTCGCTGCGCCATTGA
- a CDS encoding tetratricopeptide repeat protein, which yields MLGTLLHAVHRADGREGRRHRQAIVVLAIVLLAACASGPMHDGRSAMRRGEFEVAARHFRRAAEAHPEEPATWMALGRAEMAAERFERARDAFTHVAALRPSSATPRILVGNTWELQRNYDEALEAYRMACRVQPDAARPWRVLGTRLLRWGRSSDAIPALERALELAPDHAETWNALAMARWHAEDHTGALQQFETGVERFPEHAGLRLGLAAALINERRYDEALAAYDALLERTPDVAPVLVGRAILLHELGRRDEALVSFERAVLASGGAESYRARLAEYRALLAREPR from the coding sequence GTGCTCGGAACGCTGCTGCACGCCGTCCATCGCGCGGATGGTCGCGAGGGTCGTCGCCACCGTCAAGCGATCGTGGTGCTCGCGATCGTGCTGCTCGCCGCGTGCGCGAGCGGGCCGATGCACGACGGTCGCAGCGCGATGCGGCGCGGCGAGTTCGAGGTCGCGGCGCGGCACTTCCGGCGCGCGGCGGAGGCGCATCCCGAGGAGCCCGCGACGTGGATGGCGCTGGGGCGCGCGGAGATGGCCGCCGAGCGCTTCGAGCGCGCGCGCGATGCGTTCACGCATGTCGCCGCGCTGCGTCCGAGCAGCGCGACGCCGCGCATTCTCGTGGGCAACACCTGGGAGCTGCAGCGCAACTACGACGAGGCGCTCGAGGCCTATCGCATGGCGTGCCGGGTCCAGCCCGACGCCGCGCGCCCGTGGCGCGTGCTCGGGACGCGGCTCTTGCGATGGGGGCGATCGAGCGACGCGATCCCCGCGCTGGAGCGCGCGCTCGAGCTCGCGCCCGATCACGCGGAGACCTGGAACGCGCTCGCGATGGCGCGCTGGCACGCCGAGGATCACACGGGCGCGCTGCAGCAGTTCGAGACCGGCGTGGAGCGGTTCCCGGAGCACGCCGGGCTGCGCCTCGGGCTCGCGGCGGCGCTGATCAACGAGCGTCGCTACGACGAGGCGCTCGCCGCGTACGACGCGCTGCTCGAGCGCACGCCGGACGTCGCGCCCGTGCTGGTCGGTCGCGCGATCCTGCTGCACGAGCTCGGGCGTCGCGACGAGGCGCTCGTGTCGTTCGAGCGTGCGGTGCTCGCGTCGGGAGGCGCGGAATCGTACCGGGCTCGCCTCGCGGAGTATCGCGCGTTGCTCGCGCGCGAGCCGAGGTGA